In Deltaproteobacteria bacterium, the genomic stretch AAATGCCCGAGTTGATCAAGCACATTATCTGCAGAGGATTCGGGTGCCTTTGTTATCTTATCTTTTATTGCATCCTGGATCTCTCCGGCGAGTATATTACTTTGAGTTCCTGTTATTCTTGTGAGTAAAGGGAGATTGATCTCCGTATCAATTATATTACCTTTCTCATCAGCAATAACAACATAGAGTATGTTGTTATCAAGCTGCGGTGCGAATTTTAAAAACTGTTTCGCAAATGCCCATGGATCTGTACCATTCCCTCCAAGCAGTGCAAGGGCGCCCGTAATCTGAGCCATGCTTATAGCTTTTGACCTTATTTCGGTGCGCATGGTTGACTCCTGCCGTATTACGGATGTGTATGCAACTATGATCATGATGATCAAAATAAGCATTGCAACGAGCAACCCAAGTTTGAGTTTTAGACTGAAAAAACCTGTACTACTCATAACATAAGGTAGTCAAGACCCATTACATAGATATAATGATAGCCAAGAATAAATGAATCATAAGGAGCATATTTCATAGAAGCTGTAAAAAATAATTTTGGAGTTATGCTGACCCGTATGCCTGGGACAAGATCAAGTTTCCACTGCAGTATTGTTGTATTGTTTGCTAAATTTTCAACGTTGCCTCCATACATCCAGTTAAGTTCAAAAAATCCTGAAAAAGATAATCCAAGCGGTACGCTAAAAGCTGTGTTTGCAACGATTATATTGTTTTGCTTGGTATTTGTTGAAGGCTGCCTGCCGGTGTATCTATATCCGGCATTTGAATCCCACTGAACAATCCCAAGCTCTTTTGTGTATGCAAGATCAACCTCAAGATCGGTACCTTCGCTTCCCACCTGTTCAAACCCTGTTGGTAAATATACGGTACCGTATACCGCAAGCATTGGCGCTTTTAGAAATTGATACATAAGCCTTATAGCGGGATTGCTTAAGCCGCCACCTGTGTTTGAAATATAGAATGCATTTGTAGTTAGATTCGTCTGTCCCCAGTCAAAAGACACATAAGGGATGCTCATAGAAAGATTCATATCCGATGTGATATTATAACTTGCATTCAATATCTTATATATAAGCCTTTCTCTTGGATTTCCACTAAACTCATCCCATATATCTTTCCCGAGATAACGATCGACCTGAACATAATACACATAAAACCCCGTATCCATCATCCCCCCCTGGCCGGTTTTTGCCGTTAATGTGAACAAGGGGAATGTTGTCTGACTTTTACCCTGTATTGATGCAATACCTCCTATTGCGCCAAGCTGGGCATAAGCATTGGTTTCGACAGCCATTAATAATATTATTAAGTATAGAAACCTTTTCATCCACTCACATTTTTATTTGAGGTTTGGTACCGGCATTGTTGTACTCACATGGGATTCAATCCAGTTATACATAATGG encodes the following:
- a CDS encoding transporter; translation: MAVETNAYAQLGAIGGIASIQGKSQTTFPLFTLTAKTGQGGMMDTGFYVYYVQVDRYLGKDIWDEFSGNPRERLIYKILNASYNITSDMNLSMSIPYVSFDWGQTNLTTNAFYISNTGGGLSNPAIRLMYQFLKAPMLAVYGTVYLPTGFEQVGSEGTDLEVDLAYTKELGIVQWDSNAGYRYTGRQPSTNTKQNNIIVANTAFSVPLGLSFSGFFELNWMYGGNVENLANNTTILQWKLDLVPGIRVSITPKLFFTASMKYAPYDSFILGYHYIYVMGLDYLML